Proteins from one Scylla paramamosain isolate STU-SP2022 unplaced genomic scaffold, ASM3559412v1 Contig42, whole genome shotgun sequence genomic window:
- the LOC135098053 gene encoding uncharacterized protein LOC135098053 yields MWTNGLLSVESSAEAKNELWCVMWRDNHGSEKVKMLPRDNHGSEKVKMLPRDNHGSEKVKMLPRDNHGSEKVKMLPRDNHGSEKVKMLPRDNHGSEKVKMLPRDNHGSEKVKMLPRDNHGSEKVKMLPRDNHGSEKVKMLPRDNHGSEKVKMLPRDNHGSEKVKMLPRDNHGSEKVKMLPRDNHGSEKVKMLPRDNHGSEKVKMLPRDNHGSEKVKMLPRDNHGSEKCDVLPSDADSLSATPDK; encoded by the exons AGACAACCATGGCAGCGAAAAGGTTAAAATGTTACCCAGAGACAACCATGGCAGCGAAAAGGTTAAAATGTTACCCAGAGACAACCATGGCAGCGAAAAGGTTAAAATGTTACCCAGAGACAACCATGGCAGCGAAAAGGTTAAAATGTTACCCAGAGACAACCATGGCAGCGAAAAGGTTAAAATGTTACCCAGAGACAACCATGGCAGCGAAAAGGTTAAAATGTTACCCAGAGACAACCATGGCAGCGAAAAGGTTAAAATGTTACCCAGAGACAACCATGGCAGCGAAAAGGTTAAAATGTTACCCAGAGACAACCATGGCAGCGAAAAGGTTAAAATGTTACCCAGAGACAACCATGGCAGCGAAAAGGTTAAAATGTTACCCAGAGACAACCATGGCAGCGAAAAGGTTAAAATGTTACCCAGAGACAACCATGGCAGCGAAAAGGTTAAAATGTTACCCAGAGACAACCATGGCAGCGAAAAGGTTAAAATGTTACCCAGAGACAACCATGGCAGCGAAAAGGTTAAAATGTTACCCAGAGACAACCATGGCAGCGAAAAGGTTAAAATGTTACCCAGAGACAACCATGGCAGCGAAAAG TGTGACGTTCTTCCATCAGATGCTGACAGTCTCTCAGCAACACCAGACAAGTGA